One Paracidovorax avenae ATCC 19860 genomic region harbors:
- a CDS encoding M48 family metallopeptidase, whose translation MASTAPPPPPPRADSGHAATGAGTPSSTAPQPVPARWFDGRSSQGRAVLAAIAPGLRGPELTLHPVGAECGVPEHFAHDAVDWPEAWNPRRPPPRLAVDLGERGSLEIAGDGIARWHAALQAAGHRAGIAQRMQTRWGVLAAVLLASVLVLALFYRYGTPWLATQLTRAVPLGWETSLARETLERMDGDLLRPSRLAPERQQQLRARFDTLVQGMPAAPQRYAGYAPTLRLEFRRGMGANAFALPGGTVVITDGLAETASRRGLGDDALAGVLAHEIGHVVYRHTTRTVVEQGVLNIGLGLALGDVSSLLSTGGALVTGLAYSRAHEREADCYALALMGHAHLPTAPMADLLLAIAQEQREAPHRGKAPAGDRTKDGREEKDDADGAANQGGEGSTAAKPSAAPGSAPAARETPEARKGSGDSVWMGLLATHPGTEQRAAQLRAGHAQHCARP comes from the coding sequence ATGGCCTCCACCGCGCCGCCGCCCCCGCCACCGCGGGCAGATTCCGGGCACGCCGCCACGGGGGCCGGAACGCCCTCCAGCACGGCCCCGCAGCCCGTGCCCGCGCGCTGGTTCGACGGGCGCAGCAGCCAGGGCCGCGCCGTGCTCGCGGCCATCGCCCCCGGCCTGCGCGGGCCCGAACTCACGCTGCACCCCGTGGGTGCCGAGTGTGGGGTCCCGGAGCACTTCGCGCACGATGCGGTGGACTGGCCCGAGGCCTGGAACCCGCGCCGCCCTCCCCCGCGGCTGGCGGTGGACCTGGGCGAGCGCGGCAGCCTGGAAATCGCGGGCGATGGCATCGCACGCTGGCACGCGGCGCTGCAGGCGGCCGGCCACCGCGCCGGCATCGCCCAGCGCATGCAGACCCGCTGGGGCGTGCTGGCGGCCGTGCTGCTCGCCTCCGTGCTGGTGCTGGCGCTCTTCTACCGCTACGGCACGCCCTGGCTGGCCACCCAGCTGACCCGGGCCGTGCCCCTGGGGTGGGAGACCTCCCTCGCCCGGGAAACGCTGGAGCGCATGGACGGCGACCTGCTGCGCCCCTCGCGCCTCGCGCCCGAGCGCCAGCAGCAGCTGCGCGCCCGCTTCGACACGCTCGTGCAGGGCATGCCGGCGGCGCCACAGCGCTATGCGGGCTACGCGCCCACGCTGCGCCTGGAGTTCCGGCGCGGCATGGGCGCCAACGCCTTCGCCCTGCCGGGCGGCACCGTGGTCATCACCGACGGCCTCGCGGAAACCGCGTCCCGCCGGGGCCTGGGCGACGATGCCCTGGCCGGCGTGCTCGCGCACGAGATCGGCCACGTCGTGTACCGCCACACCACGCGCACCGTGGTCGAACAAGGCGTGCTCAACATCGGCCTGGGCCTGGCGCTGGGCGACGTCTCCAGCCTGCTGTCCACCGGAGGCGCCCTCGTCACCGGCCTGGCCTACAGCCGCGCGCACGAGCGCGAGGCCGACTGCTACGCCCTCGCGCTCATGGGCCACGCACACCTGCCCACCGCGCCCATGGCCGACCTGCTGCTGGCCATCGCGCAGGAGCAGCGGGAGGCGCCGCACCGCGGCAAGGCGCCCGCAGGCGACCGCACGAAGGATGGCCGCGAGGAAAAAGACGATGCGGATGGAGCCGCGAACCAGGGCGGCGAAGGCAGCACGGCCGCGAAGCCTTCAGCGGCCCCGGGCAGCGCCCCGGCTGCGCGCGAGACGCCCGAGGCGCGCAAGGGCAGCGGCGACAGCGTGTGGATGGGCCTGCTCGCCACCCACCCCGGCACGGAACAGCGCGCCGCGCAACTGCGCGCCGGCCATGCGCAGCACTGCGCGCGGCCCTGA